Proteins found in one Anoplolepis gracilipes chromosome 7, ASM4749672v1, whole genome shotgun sequence genomic segment:
- the LOC140667377 gene encoding LOW QUALITY PROTEIN: alpha-ketoglutarate dehydrogenase component 4 (The sequence of the model RefSeq protein was modified relative to this genomic sequence to represent the inferred CDS: inserted 2 bases in 1 codon), with translation MTMRRESRGALLLRTKSVVWAIARPYSXERKKIMMATKAWKVVQPHVPMIKFRKGGINHAAVAGTTAAPSARPSGPSQSAGSATGPGVTVLPTIEDINLPPRYQRRPIDQKEMEYINHGGPE, from the exons ATGACGATGCGTCGAGAGTCGAGAGGAGCACTTTTGCTGCGGACAAAATCAGTCGTGTGGGCTATCGCGCGGCCTTACtc tgaaagaaaaaaaattatgatggcAACCAAAGCTTGGAAG GTGGTCCAGCCGCACGTGCCGATGATCAAGTTTCGCAAGGGCGGCATTAATCACGCAG CAGTTGCGGGCACGACGGCCGCTCCATCTGCGAGACCGTCAGGGCCGTCCCAAAGCGCGGGTAGCGCTACGGGCCCTGGGGTAACTGTTCTGCCGACGATTGAAGACATTAATCTGCCGCCGCGATATCAAAGACGACCGATAGACCAAAAGGAGATGGAATATATTAAT caTGGTGGACCAGAATAA